In Cololabis saira isolate AMF1-May2022 chromosome 4, fColSai1.1, whole genome shotgun sequence, one DNA window encodes the following:
- the LOC133442331 gene encoding GTPase IMAP family member 4-like produces MAFSRPGPAFKEAAPPKYRVTGYGPNEDIRIVLIGKTGNGKSSSGNTILNRLVFRSLCSAGSVTSECSKARGVVHGCRVAVIDTPGIYDTKYTEAELGRKLKECISLSAPGPHVFLIVVKLGKFTEEEQKTVQFLSQVFGERAAAYSMVLFTHGDQLRGTTIQEYISGSEQLCDLLSSCSWRYHVFSNTFYNHCQLGQLLAKIKKMISDNGGSYYTNPAYQGAEEAIQKQAKRIMEVNEEQRHREEERLRTRLVGEQLQKRIEELEAEYKRKSREKAEKKNKFVNPAMVVATAEAGVAIGLAATAVGGPLCMGVGAVVGGVTGALVGLLAPGAGKALKEKCTIQ; encoded by the exons ATGGCCTTCAGTCGTCCAGGACCGGCTTTCAAAGAAGCGGCGCCTCCAAAATACCGGGTCACAG gtTATGGCCCTAATGAGGACATTCGAATTGTCCTGATTGGAAAGACAGGAAATGGGAAAAGTTCATCAGGAAACACCATCCTAAACCGATTGGTTTTTAGGTCACTTTGCTCTGCGGGGTCTGTGACATCGGAGTGCAGCAAGGCCAGAGGAGTGGTACACGGATGCAGAGTCGCAGTGATCGACACGCCAGGAATATATGACACCAAGTACACAGAAGCTGAGCTGGGAAGGAAACTGAAGGAATGCATCTCTCTTTCAGCTCCTGGTCCCCATGTCTTCCTGATTGTGGTCAAGTTGGGAAAATTTACGGAGGAAGAGCAAAAAACTGTTCAATTCCTGAGCCAGGTGTTTGGTGAGAGGGCTGCGGCGTACTCCATGGTTCTCTTCACTCATGGGGATCAGCTGAGAGGCACAACAATCCAAGAATATATTAGTGGAAGTGAGCAACTGTGTGATTTGCTCTCAAGCTGTAGCTGGCGATATCACGTCTTCTCAAATACATTCTATAATCATTGCCAGCTGGGTCAGCTGCTCGCAAAGATCAAAAAGATGATCAGTGATAATGGAGGCTCATATTACACAAATCCAGCATACCAGGGGGCTGAGGAAGCAATCCAGAAGCAAGCGAAGAGGATAATGGAGGTCAATGAAGAGCAGAgacacagagaagaagaaagactAAGGACCAGGCTGGTGGGAGAACAGCTGCAGAAACGAATTGAAGAACTTGAAGcagaatataaaagaaaatcaagAGAAAAGGCAGAGAAAAAGAATAAATTTGTTAACCCTGCTATGGTTGTAGCAACAGCTGAAGCGGGTGTTGCTATTGGTCTTGCTGCAACAGCTGTTGGAGGTCCACTTTGCATGGGTGTTGGAGCTGTTGTGGGTGGAGTTACTGGGGCGTTGGTGGGACTACTGGCACCAGGTGCAGGGAAAGCTTTGAAAGAGAAGTGTACTATACAATAA